The following proteins are co-located in the Delphinus delphis chromosome 5, mDelDel1.2, whole genome shotgun sequence genome:
- the TMEM192 gene encoding transmembrane protein 192 isoform X1 — translation MEDGSLDLIQSIEDDPLLDTQHLPHHSLHAHFRPRFQALPTVIIAHLLLLIHIVFVILAFLTGVLCSYPNPIEDKCPGNYTNPLKVQTVIILGKVILWILHFLLERYIQYHHSKVRNRGYNKIYRSTRHLKSLALMIHSTGNTALLFLLCLQHSFPEPSALYLDLILATLAVELVCSLTCLLVYTVKIRKFNKAKPQPDVLEEEKIYAYPSNITSETGFRTLSSLEEIVEKQGDIIVYLKRHNALLSQRLLAFTSSDLSSQPSGI, via the exons GGTTCCTTGGATCTCATCCAAAGTATTGAAGATGACCCCCTTCTGGACACCCAGCATCTCCCACATCACTCATTACACGCTCATTTTAGGCCCAGATTCCAGGCTCTTCCTACAGTCATCATTGCACATCTTCTCTTGTTGATACAT ATTGTGTTTgttattttagcatttttaacAGGTGTGCTTTGTTCTTACCCCAATCCAATTGAGGACAAGTGCCCAGGAAACTATACCAACCCATTGAAAGTTCAGACAGTCATAATCCTCGgaaaagttattttgtggattctGCATTTCCTCCTTGAACGATACATCCAGTATCACCACAGCAAAGTAAGAAACCGAGGCTATAACAAGATCTACCGGTCAACAAGGCATCTTAAAAGCCTTGCGCTGATGATACACTCCACTG GCAACACGGCGCTACTCTTCCTGCTCTGCCTGCAGCACTCCTTCCCCGAGCCCAGCGCGCTGTACCTGGACCTCATTCTGGCCACCCTGGCCGTGGAGCTGGTCTGTTCCCTGACGTGCCTGCTCGTGTACACAG TGAAAATTCGAAAATTTAATAAAGCCAAGCCACAGCCTGATgtacttgaagaagaaaaaatctaTGCTTACCCCAGCAATATTACCTCGGAGACTGGATTCAG GACTCTCTCAAGCCTGGAAGAGATTGTGGAGAAGCAAGGAGACATCATAGTGTACCTGAAGCGGCACAATGCCCTGCTCAGCCAGCGTCTGCTGGCCTTCACGTCCTCTGACCTCAGCTCTCAGCCAAGTGGGATTTGA